The following coding sequences lie in one Phragmites australis chromosome 8, lpPhrAust1.1, whole genome shotgun sequence genomic window:
- the LOC133927050 gene encoding cinnamoyl-CoA reductase 1-like, producing the protein MEAARKSVCVTGAGGFIASWLVKLLLSRGHFAVRGTVRNPGDSKNAHLKVLEGAGERLQLLKADLLDYNSVASAVAGCEGVFHVASPVPSGRSSNPEAEVIAPAVTGTTNVLKACCEAKVRRVVLVSSVAAVFSNPNWPKGKVFDEDSWSDEEYCRKNEDWYYLSKTLAEREAFAYAAKTGLDVVTICPSLVIGPLMQSTVNSSSKILLNYFKGDRETVENRLRTLVDVRDVADALLLTYEKPEASGRYICSSPPIKVSDMINILKSLYPTYPYPKNFVEVEDNLAYSSEKLQKLGWTFRPIEETLQDSVESYRAFGILN; encoded by the exons ATGGAGGCGGCGAGGAAGAGCGTGTGCGTGACCGGCGCCGGAGGCTTCATCGCGTCGTGGCTCGTGAAGCTCCTCCTCTCCAGGGGCCACTTCGCGGTCCGCGGCACCGTGCGCAATCCTG GTGATAGCAAGAATGCTCATCTCAAGGTACTGGAAGGTGCCGGGGAGAGGTTGCAGCTTCTCAAGGCTGATTTGTTGGACTACAACAGTGTTGCATCAGCGGTTGCCGGTTGTGAGGGTGTCTTCCATGTAGCTAGCCCTGTCCCCTCTGGTCGGTCCTCCAACCCTGAG GCGGAAGTTATAGCTCCTGCTGTAACTGGCACAACCAATGTGTTAAAGGCTTGCTGTGAGGCAAAAGTTAGGCGAGTTGTGTTGGTGTCTTCAGTTGCAGCTGTGTTCAGTAATCCTAACTGGCCTAAGGGCAAGGTCTTTGATGAAGACAGCTGGTCAGATGAGGAGTACTGCAGGAAGAATGAG GATTGGTATTACCTTTCCAAAACTCTGGCGGAACGTGAGGCTTTTGCTTATGCAGCAAAGACGGGGCTGGATGTTGTAACTATTTGCCCGTCATTGGTAATTGGACCCTTGATGCAGTCTACAGTAAATTCGAGCAGTAAAATCCTCCTCAATTATTTCAAAG GAGATCGTGAGACTGTAGAAAATAGACTCAGAACTCTAGTGGATGTTCGTGATGTTGCTGATGCTCTTCTTTTGACATACGAAAAACCAGAGGCGTCTGGACGATACATCTGCAGTTCACCTCCAATAAAAGTTTCTGATATGATAAACATATTGAAGAGCTTATATCCAACTTACCCTTATCCCAAAAA CTTTGTGGAAGTGGAGGACAACTTGGCATACAGTTCAGAGAAACTTCAGAAGCTAGGGTGGACCTTCAGGCCTATAGAAGAAACCCTTCAGGACAGCGTCGAATCCTACAGAGCATTTGGCATCCTGAATTGA
- the LOC133927049 gene encoding AT-hook motif nuclear-localized protein 18-like → MDTTKHSTKCKRNRRTKAAKQCSPPSLSPSSFSLLLSYSSRSKKRRQEGKKLWDTTVEQVSGRLEGTCMASSNKWWQAPLDFPPPPQPQHQQQQAVSMLALTTASAPTAPATAAATSPEGKQQGQQPGAAGAIVPLRRPRGRPLGSKNKPKPPVIITRDSPNAFHSHVLEVAPGADVAACVAEYARRRGRGVCILGASGAVGDVAVRGVAAPLRGRFELLSVTGTVLPPPAPPEASGLAVLLSAGQGQVVGGCVLGPLVAAGPVTIFAATFANAVYERLPLPDAADVDVKPDLSTATSSGQEGQPQLPLVPSQSQVMGAAYTDHRSPPYPWGGSV, encoded by the coding sequence ATGGATACAACTAAGCACAGCACAAAGTGCAAGCGGAACCGACGCACCAAAGCAGCAAAGCAGTGCTcacctccatctctctctccctcctctttctctctcttgctaTCCTATTCTTCAAGATCCAAGAAGAGGAGGCAGGAAGGCAAGAAGCTGTGGGATACTACTGTAGAGCAAGTAAGTGGCAGATTGGAGGGTACGTGCATGGCCAGCAGCAACAAGTGGTGGCAGGCGCCACTGGacttcccgccgccgccgcagccccagcaccagcagcagcaggcggtGTCCATGCTGGCGCTGACTACAGCGTCAGCTCCCACGGCtccagccaccgccgccgccacctcgccgGAGGGCAAACAGCAGGGTCAGCAGCCGGGTGCGGCGGGGGCCATCGTGCCGCTGCGGAGGCCGCGGGGCCGGCCGCTGGGGTCCAAGAACAAGCCGAAGCCGCCGGTGATCATCACGCGCGACAGCCCCAACGCGTTCCACTCGCACGTCCTTGAGGTGGCCCCCGGGGCCGACGTGGCGGCGTGCGTCGCGGAGTACGCGCGCCGCCGGGGGCGCGGCGTCTGCATCTTGGGCGCGTCCGGAGCGGTAGGGGACGTCGCCGTGCGCGGCGTGGCGGCGCCGCTGCGCGGGCGCTTCGAGCTCCTCTCCGTGACGGGCACCGTGCTGCCGCCCCCCGCCCCGCCAGAGGCGTCCGGCCTCGCCGTGCTGCTATCCGCAGGCCAGGGCCAGGTCGTCGGCGGCTGCGTCTTGGGGCCCCTCGTCGCCGCGGGGCCCGTTACGATCTTCGCCGCCACCTTCGCCAACGCCGTCTACGAGCGCCTCCCCCTCCCCGACGCCGCCGACGTCGACGTCAAGCCCGACCTCTCCACCGCTACCTCATCGGGGCAAGAAGGGCAGCCGCAGCTGCCATTGGTGCCCTCCCAATCTCAGGTCATGGGCGCGGCCTACACCGACCATCGCTCGCCGCCGTACCCCTGGGGAGGCAGCGTATGA
- the LOC133927737 gene encoding uncharacterized protein LOC133927737 produces MLRFSNAVAPQKQEAMVRQVSCHGKLAGNWRGRRRLRVRAGGVRLGLLLRLRVRLSGVVGLLLRSLEELGCRPGGGAARWSAPRARGPAQCQSRRPERDQSSFYAEAIADCLEFIKSRSSYCPVRDGRGC; encoded by the coding sequence ATGCTCCGTTTCTCTAATGCTGTAGCTCCGCAGAAACAGGAAGCGATGGTCCGCCAGGTGAGCTGCCACGGGAAGCTGGCCGGCAACTGGCGCGGCCGCCGCAGGCTTCGAGTGCGCGCGGGCGGCGTTCGGTTGGGCCTGCTGCTCCGGCTACGCGTGCGGCTGTCCGGCGTCGTCGGTCTGCTCCTCCGGAGCTTGGAGGAGCTCGGGTGCcgccccggcggcggcgcggccagGTGGTCGGCGCCGAGAGCGCGTGGGCCGGCGCAGTGCCAAAGCCGGCGCCCCGAGAGGGATCAGAGCTCCTTCTACGCGGAGGCCATCGCCGACTGCCTCGAGTTCATCAAGAGCAGATCGTCCTACTGTCCTGTGAGGGATGGTAGGGGTTGCTAG
- the LOC133927051 gene encoding uncharacterized protein LOC133927051, with protein sequence MDAGDHDTSIDHDFFLQGLTGDYGPFDTSAAGDDGPDGEPPVGSHPDPGDAAGVPSSGSTSAHTLASSGSKRSRAGTSDVWQDFERIYKEKDGVSVRYAKCYICKNELSAKPSGGTGHLKRHAISCKRKSGAAMKQTVLQYNPDGSVHHWEYDSANARKELCRFIARADLPLNIGSSSRSSDSSSRSSTGTGIPTSGGELTTFIDSDVISHEQENFNILQWWHEHKTNYPVLSLLARDLLTVPVSTVSSEAAFNLTGRIIEERRTNLSSEMVEILTIVKDWEQAEARMQHTAENTELEESFQNLYLDADENV encoded by the exons atggatgccggtgatcatgatacatccatagatcatgatttttttctccaaggactcacaggggactacggcccctttgatactagtgctgcaggtgatgatggacccgacggtgaacctccggttggttcacatccagatccaggtgatgcagcaggagtgccatcgtcaggctctacaagtgcgcacacattagcaagcagcgggtctaaaagatcaagagccggtacttccgatgtttggcaagactttgaaaggatctacaaagagaaagatggggtaagtgtcaggtatgctaagtgttatatttgtaaaaatgaattatctgcaaagccctcgggtggaacggggcacttgaagaggcacgccataagttgcaagcgaaagagtggagcagccatgaagcagacggtgttgcagtacaaccccgacggctctgttcatcattgggagtatgactctgccaatgctcgaaaagagctatgtcgcttcattgcaagagcggatctaccactcaatatcg gttcttcatcaagaagttcagactcttcgtcacgatcgtctacgggcaccggaattccaacatccggaggggagctaactaccttcatcgacagtgacgttatcagccacgaacaagaaaacttcaacatactgcaatggtggcatgagcacaagacgaattatccagttctttcactgttagcgcgagatttgttaacggttcctgtatctacagtttcttctgaggctgccttcaatcttacaggaaggataatcgaagagagaagaacaaatctgtcaagtgagatggttgaaatactcaccatagtaaaggattgggaacaagctgaagcacgaatgcaacacactgcagaaaatactgagcttgaagaatcattccaaaatttgtatctagatgctgatgagaacgtgtaa